From a single Gracilimonas sp. genomic region:
- a CDS encoding Ig domain-containing protein, whose translation MKFIVRITLIFTFTFISYAQVHGQEKLVQNYSRMMEIPDVSAMESSPTHLYILSESEGMAVFRAYPDSLQWLYTSSGMQRRGNKIMADIRFAYLFGDSRRLTVLEPTSVLGVYSSTILPAQPRAAARLKNSLYIALGEEGLGRISLESPESVDSDPESVAKNQIKGAEVLDLRSSNVSNQLFVLTDAPSLLVFNQQDSTLRISENISLRKPLEQIFIDQERVWGSTVNGEIFEIRSSGTGKRIGVTNESVNHISSWNGRLFVRTASGRVWTTDESGLLEIWKDDQSAGNYLANSASRIWISENDNISEIILKEKRTNDSPVTSGDFKIKSIPNQVITYPNPLILAFEMEGNYPAGQVEFSYRSNAQNAKIRKQGFFWQPTVNQVGNFWFNIVATNAEGQSDSTRFVVDVRSFNAPPRFSPVRSTSIAVNEKYILQFNATDPENPQNSLVRYIGVDMPDGATINEKTGEFTWTPTERQVGESTFKVIATDRLGAASSIDVTLNVLNISRSGE comes from the coding sequence ATGAAATTTATTGTAAGGATTACCCTGATATTCACATTTACTTTCATCTCTTATGCTCAGGTACACGGACAAGAGAAATTAGTCCAGAATTATTCCCGAATGATGGAAATTCCGGACGTTTCAGCAATGGAATCCTCTCCTACACATCTTTATATATTGTCTGAAAGTGAAGGGATGGCTGTTTTCAGAGCCTACCCGGATTCATTGCAATGGCTTTATACTTCTTCGGGTATGCAACGCAGGGGAAACAAGATCATGGCAGATATCCGCTTTGCTTACCTCTTCGGTGACTCCAGAAGACTTACGGTTCTGGAACCCACTTCGGTGTTGGGAGTCTATTCCTCCACTATTTTACCGGCTCAACCCAGAGCTGCGGCTCGCTTGAAGAACAGTTTGTACATAGCGTTAGGAGAAGAAGGACTGGGACGCATTTCACTTGAGTCGCCGGAGTCGGTAGATTCTGATCCCGAGTCTGTAGCTAAGAATCAGATAAAAGGAGCTGAAGTTTTAGATTTACGATCGTCCAACGTGAGCAATCAGCTATTTGTGTTAACGGATGCTCCTTCCTTACTTGTTTTTAATCAACAGGACAGTACCCTTCGTATTTCAGAAAACATTTCTCTGCGAAAGCCCCTCGAACAAATTTTTATAGATCAGGAACGGGTTTGGGGAAGCACTGTAAACGGGGAGATCTTTGAGATAAGATCATCGGGAACGGGGAAAAGAATTGGAGTTACCAATGAGTCTGTAAATCATATCTCAAGCTGGAATGGAAGGTTGTTTGTAAGAACAGCTTCAGGTCGGGTATGGACCACTGATGAATCTGGTCTTCTTGAAATATGGAAAGATGATCAAAGCGCCGGGAATTATCTGGCCAACAGCGCTAGCCGAATTTGGATTTCAGAAAATGATAATATTTCTGAAATCATCCTGAAGGAAAAAAGAACCAATGATTCACCTGTTACATCTGGTGACTTTAAAATAAAGAGTATCCCAAATCAGGTTATCACCTATCCAAATCCACTTATTTTAGCCTTTGAAATGGAAGGCAATTATCCCGCAGGACAGGTTGAGTTTTCTTATCGGTCGAATGCACAAAACGCTAAGATCCGAAAGCAGGGGTTTTTCTGGCAGCCAACAGTAAATCAGGTTGGAAATTTTTGGTTTAATATTGTCGCCACCAATGCCGAAGGTCAATCGGACAGCACCCGCTTTGTTGTAGATGTACGTTCTTTTAATGCCCCTCCCCGTTTTAGCCCTGTCCGTTCTACTTCTATTGCAGTAAATGAAAAGTATATCCTTCAGTTTAATGCAACCGACCCCGAAAATCCTCAAAATTCATTAGTCAGATATATTGGGGTTGATATGCCTGATGGCGCAACTATTAATGAAAAGACCGGTGAATTTACCTGGACCCCAACTGAACGACAGGTAGGAGAATCTACGTTTAAAGTGATCGCAACAGACAGACTTGGAGCTGCATCTTCCATTGATGTAACTTTAAACGTTCTCAACATCTCCCGTAGTGGTGAATAG
- the mutY gene encoding A/G-specific adenine glycosylase, with translation MNNNDFSHSLLKWYKDHKRQMPWRGEADPYKIWVSEIMLQQTRVEQATPYFQNFISLFPTVFDLANADQQEVLKAWEGLGYYSRARNLHTAAKTVVNEYDGELPDTYDEIIKLKGIGPYTAAAVTSIAFNKPNAVVDGNVIRVLTRYFGIEDDIRSTKTKNKVQDFANELIDEENPADFNQAMMEVGSIVCKPSNPNCSECPVHSGCVSFKMAKTDSIPYKSPAKKKPHYTIGVGIIEAENGKLLIALRPEDAMLGGLWEFPGGKQKDGEEIQQTVEREMNEELGVQVKAYKELMSLKHTYSHFSITMHAWMCKLVSGEPQPKSSQEIRWVKHAELEQYPFPKANKVLTERLMNKGQGELEI, from the coding sequence TTGAACAATAACGACTTTTCGCATTCCCTGTTAAAGTGGTACAAAGATCATAAACGCCAAATGCCCTGGCGGGGTGAAGCCGATCCCTATAAAATTTGGGTATCTGAAATAATGCTTCAGCAAACCCGTGTTGAACAGGCAACTCCCTACTTCCAGAATTTCATTTCTTTATTTCCTACTGTTTTTGATTTAGCTAATGCTGACCAGCAGGAAGTTCTGAAAGCTTGGGAAGGGTTAGGCTATTATAGCAGAGCCCGTAACCTTCATACCGCAGCTAAAACTGTTGTGAATGAATATGATGGCGAGCTTCCTGACACCTACGACGAAATCATCAAATTGAAAGGAATTGGACCTTACACTGCTGCTGCAGTAACCAGTATCGCATTCAACAAACCAAATGCTGTGGTTGATGGAAATGTGATTCGCGTGTTAACGAGATACTTTGGTATTGAAGATGACATCCGAAGTACCAAAACGAAAAACAAAGTTCAGGACTTTGCTAACGAGCTGATTGATGAAGAAAATCCGGCCGATTTCAATCAAGCGATGATGGAAGTGGGTTCTATTGTCTGTAAACCATCTAACCCAAACTGTTCTGAATGCCCGGTTCATTCAGGTTGTGTTTCCTTCAAGATGGCCAAAACGGATTCGATTCCCTATAAATCACCCGCAAAGAAAAAGCCCCATTACACGATTGGAGTTGGCATTATTGAGGCCGAAAATGGAAAATTATTGATAGCCTTACGTCCTGAAGATGCTATGTTGGGGGGACTTTGGGAATTCCCGGGCGGAAAACAAAAAGACGGGGAAGAAATCCAGCAAACTGTAGAGCGGGAAATGAATGAAGAGCTCGGGGTTCAGGTAAAAGCCTACAAAGAACTGATGAGCCTGAAGCACACCTATTCTCACTTTTCCATTACCATGCATGCGTGGATGTGTAAATTAGTTTCAGGGGAACCTCAGCCTAAGTCAAGCCAGGAAATACGCTGGGTTAAGCATGCTGAATTAGAACAATATCCTTTTCCAAAAGCCAATAAAGTACTCACAGAACGCCTTATGAATAAAGGACAGGGTGAGTTGGAAATTTAA
- a CDS encoding class I SAM-dependent methyltransferase, which produces MHSQYGRRKEALFKDHPNVLVEIGAGYGANFRYLREGTKVKVIEPNAGFKNVLNHRAEKYGINLEIYESVAEEIPLSDGSAAMVISSLVLCSVKNPPKVLSEVKRILQPEGKFLYLEHVRAHKHSWVCKVQRTVKNSWKWFFDGCNVTRDTGRIILMAGFSEIKQDEFSHSTLFIPIIPHIAGVAIK; this is translated from the coding sequence ATGCATTCGCAGTATGGTAGGCGTAAAGAAGCTTTATTCAAAGACCACCCAAATGTTCTTGTGGAAATTGGGGCAGGATATGGGGCTAATTTCAGATACCTGAGAGAGGGCACTAAAGTAAAAGTGATTGAGCCAAATGCAGGATTTAAAAACGTTTTGAATCACCGGGCTGAAAAGTATGGAATCAATCTGGAAATCTATGAATCGGTGGCAGAAGAAATTCCTCTTTCCGATGGTTCTGCTGCAATGGTGATCAGCAGTTTAGTGCTGTGCTCGGTTAAGAATCCGCCAAAGGTTCTGTCTGAGGTAAAAAGAATTCTTCAACCTGAAGGAAAGTTTCTTTATCTGGAGCATGTCAGAGCACATAAACATAGTTGGGTATGTAAAGTTCAGCGAACGGTGAAAAACTCCTGGAAGTGGTTCTTTGATGGATGTAATGTGACAAGGGATACGGGGCGAATCATACTAATGGCAGGATTCAGTGAAATCAAACAGGACGAATTTTCTCATTCAACGCTGTTTATACCCATCATTCCTCATATCGCAGGGGTCGCCATTAAGTAA
- a CDS encoding TIGR02757 family protein, with product MPKKRKNFKTLSRNKLLELKSFLDELVNKIEQPDYINDDPVQFMHAFEDKRDQELAGFFAATMAWGRRDIVNAKVEELLQRIQYKPAEFIEHYSEDDFSAFDGFKHRTFKPVDIHWLTKILQTILLKYGSFERFWKHCSDEAKCQKRELIAVFHEKFFTFHPEMPGRTRKHVSNPEKNSSAKRLYMYLRWCIRKNSPVDPGIMDFMAPSELKIPLDVHVARQARKLGLLSRKQNDWKSVLELNARLKFLDPEDPAKYDYALFGIGVLGSDIPDKYVINP from the coding sequence TTGCCCAAAAAAAGAAAAAACTTCAAAACCCTATCCAGAAATAAATTACTTGAGCTTAAATCTTTTCTGGATGAGCTTGTGAATAAGATTGAACAACCGGATTACATCAATGATGACCCGGTTCAATTCATGCACGCCTTCGAGGATAAACGGGATCAGGAACTTGCCGGTTTTTTTGCAGCAACCATGGCCTGGGGGCGCCGGGATATTGTGAATGCAAAAGTTGAAGAACTGCTTCAACGCATACAGTACAAACCTGCTGAATTTATTGAACATTATTCGGAAGATGATTTTTCAGCATTTGATGGCTTTAAGCACCGAACCTTTAAACCTGTTGACATTCACTGGCTAACGAAAATCTTGCAAACCATTCTTTTAAAGTACGGTTCCTTCGAACGTTTTTGGAAACACTGTTCTGATGAGGCTAAATGCCAGAAGAGAGAGTTGATTGCTGTTTTCCATGAGAAGTTTTTCACCTTTCATCCCGAAATGCCCGGACGAACTCGTAAACATGTATCCAATCCCGAGAAAAACAGTTCGGCCAAACGACTGTATATGTACCTGAGATGGTGTATTCGCAAGAACAGTCCGGTCGATCCGGGCATCATGGATTTTATGGCACCATCAGAGCTAAAAATTCCATTAGATGTACACGTAGCCCGTCAAGCTCGAAAATTAGGTTTGTTATCCAGAAAACAAAACGACTGGAAATCAGTGCTCGAATTGAATGCAAGATTGAAATTTCTCGACCCTGAAGATCCCGCTAAATATGATTATGCACTGTTCGGAATTGGTGTTTTGGGATCTGATATTCCTGATAAATATGTAATCAACCCTTAA
- the rpsU gene encoding 30S ribosomal protein S21, protein MLGVEVKDNESVDRAINRFKKLVTRSRVLNEYKDRQQYTKPSVERREALKKAKREQRRRQRDNF, encoded by the coding sequence ATGTTAGGAGTCGAAGTTAAAGACAACGAAAGTGTTGACCGCGCAATAAATCGCTTCAAGAAACTGGTAACAAGATCACGTGTTCTTAATGAATACAAAGATCGTCAACAGTATACGAAGCCTTCTGTTGAGCGACGCGAAGCTTTGAAAAAAGCAAAACGTGAACAACGACGTCGCCAGCGCGACAACTTCTAA
- the radA gene encoding DNA repair protein RadA: MAKVKTQYECSSCGYISPKWNGSCPSCGEWNTFVEKTVSKNKSSSKHKAKVEGLESSAAPQKLEEVETSEKSRFKSNITELDRVLGGGFLPGSYVLIGGEPGVGKSTLTLQIAKANPDLTILYCAGEESAGQIKQRAARLGVESDKLLIYNETQVDNIIAEAQKMKPDLLIVDSIQTVYRTELSSMPGSIQQVKECAALFQQLAKKKNITTLVIGHVTKEGDIAGPRVLEHMVDTVLQFEGDKQYTYRLLRSLKNRFGAAQEVGVFEMKSDGLIEVSNPSELFISDKTSGVSGNAVVCTMEGTRPLLIEVQALVTPSSYGSPQRTANGFDRNRLALLLAVLEKRVGKNFSNHDVYLNIAGGFRLNDPAGDLGVCCALVSSLMDEAVSQNMAFIGEVGLGGEIRTVPHLEQREKEAKKLGYKQVILPASKEKEGVRYVHQAIKKALG; the protein is encoded by the coding sequence ATGGCGAAGGTGAAAACACAATATGAATGCTCCAGCTGTGGATACATTTCGCCTAAGTGGAATGGAAGCTGCCCGTCGTGTGGCGAGTGGAATACCTTTGTAGAAAAAACGGTCAGTAAAAATAAGTCTTCATCAAAACACAAAGCCAAAGTTGAAGGGCTGGAATCCTCTGCGGCTCCTCAGAAATTAGAAGAGGTAGAAACTTCCGAAAAAAGCCGATTCAAAAGTAATATTACAGAGTTGGACCGGGTTTTGGGAGGGGGATTTTTACCGGGATCTTACGTGCTAATTGGAGGAGAACCCGGAGTAGGAAAAAGCACACTCACGCTTCAGATCGCAAAAGCCAATCCTGATTTAACCATTCTATATTGTGCCGGAGAGGAATCGGCTGGACAAATTAAACAGCGGGCAGCCAGGCTTGGAGTAGAATCAGATAAACTGCTGATTTACAACGAAACCCAGGTGGATAATATCATCGCTGAAGCGCAAAAGATGAAGCCCGACTTGTTGATCGTGGATTCCATACAAACAGTGTACCGAACCGAGTTGTCGAGTATGCCGGGGAGCATTCAACAGGTGAAAGAATGTGCGGCTTTGTTCCAGCAGCTGGCCAAGAAGAAAAATATTACCACATTGGTGATTGGACACGTGACTAAAGAAGGCGACATAGCCGGTCCACGGGTTCTGGAACATATGGTCGATACGGTTCTTCAGTTTGAGGGCGATAAACAGTATACCTATCGTTTACTTAGAAGCCTGAAGAACCGTTTCGGAGCAGCACAGGAAGTAGGTGTCTTTGAGATGAAATCGGACGGGCTGATTGAAGTTTCCAATCCATCTGAACTCTTTATTTCTGATAAAACATCCGGAGTAAGTGGAAATGCTGTGGTTTGTACGATGGAAGGAACTCGTCCGCTTTTGATTGAAGTACAAGCACTTGTAACTCCATCGTCATACGGTTCACCCCAACGTACAGCAAACGGTTTTGACCGAAACCGGCTGGCCTTATTACTCGCGGTTTTGGAAAAGAGAGTAGGTAAGAACTTCTCTAATCACGATGTGTATTTGAATATAGCGGGTGGATTCAGACTCAACGATCCTGCCGGAGATTTAGGTGTATGCTGTGCTTTGGTTTCCAGTTTAATGGATGAAGCGGTTTCTCAAAATATGGCGTTTATAGGCGAGGTGGGTTTGGGAGGAGAAATCCGGACGGTGCCTCACCTTGAACAGCGTGAAAAAGAAGCAAAGAAATTGGGATATAAACAGGTTATTCTTCCGGCATCAAAAGAGAAAGAAGGGGTTCGGTACGTACATCAGGCCATAAAAAAAGCCCTCGGTTAA
- a CDS encoding lysylphosphatidylglycerol synthase transmembrane domain-containing protein, with protein sequence MLSLATMAGVIYWTYTPGVLEYLSKSRLPGLIIALVVSLLRVWFSAAKIRFLSEKKLDWYASVRVVLAWDFTSAVTPSTIGGAPMATYAMTKEGIKLGDSGAIILYGVLLDQIWFALAIPILLISGIFYEVVPPEIGLVGDVSMGLLYLGLLSYAGLLAYGVLVNPAAIKKVVKFVFKLPFLRRMSDKVEEEAENLEEYAQQLGQKPLSFLLKAFFLSTMSWLARIALPTIVVLSLLPAPEVLSVLRSLAMNLAFLVVPTPGGSGGVEGLFVLFQGPLISREGFIGLAVFLWRIISYYISIGLGMMATTWYVNQKVVEIKTQD encoded by the coding sequence ATGTTAAGCCTTGCTACTATGGCGGGGGTTATATATTGGACTTATACTCCCGGGGTATTGGAATATCTATCCAAAAGCCGACTACCAGGATTGATAATCGCTCTCGTTGTCTCATTGCTGAGGGTGTGGTTTTCTGCCGCTAAGATTCGATTCCTGTCAGAAAAAAAGTTAGACTGGTATGCCTCAGTTCGCGTGGTGTTGGCCTGGGATTTTACATCTGCTGTAACACCTTCAACCATTGGTGGTGCGCCTATGGCGACCTATGCTATGACCAAAGAAGGAATAAAGCTGGGCGATTCCGGTGCCATTATTCTGTATGGTGTATTACTTGATCAAATCTGGTTTGCCCTGGCCATACCTATTCTGTTGATATCCGGCATCTTTTATGAAGTAGTGCCTCCGGAAATAGGTTTGGTTGGTGATGTATCAATGGGTTTGCTTTATTTGGGGCTATTGAGCTATGCCGGATTACTAGCTTATGGTGTTTTAGTGAATCCAGCTGCAATTAAAAAAGTAGTTAAGTTTGTTTTCAAGCTGCCTTTTCTCAGAAGAATGAGTGACAAGGTTGAAGAGGAAGCTGAAAACCTGGAAGAATATGCTCAGCAACTGGGTCAGAAGCCCCTTAGTTTTTTGCTGAAAGCTTTTTTCCTGTCAACGATGTCGTGGCTGGCAAGAATAGCTTTACCCACAATTGTAGTTTTAAGTCTGCTGCCTGCGCCGGAGGTTCTGTCGGTGTTGAGAAGTTTAGCTATGAATCTGGCTTTTCTCGTAGTCCCAACTCCCGGCGGTAGTGGTGGCGTGGAAGGACTTTTTGTACTGTTTCAGGGCCCTTTAATTTCCCGTGAAGGTTTTATTGGGCTGGCCGTTTTCTTGTGGAGGATAATAAGCTACTACATAAGTATTGGGCTGGGTATGATGGCCACAACCTGGTATGTGAACCAAAAAGTTGTTGAAATAAAGACACAAGATTAA
- a CDS encoding class I fructose-bisphosphate aldolase, giving the protein MSLGINSIEELLGDEASDLLSHKCQTISQDRLIKPTANYVDDVWYHSDRNNRVLQNLQRLLNNGRLGGTGFLSILPVDQGIEHSAGASFAKNPDYFDPERIVNLAIEAGCNAVASTFGALASVSRKYAHKIPFVVKINHNELLTYPNNYDQIMFGTIDQAYDMGAAAVGATIYFGSEESSRQIQEVAQAFAYAHELGMATILWCYTRNEAFKVDGVDYHSSADLTGQANHLGTTLGADIIKQKQPTNNGGYKALNSGDSSYGKLDERIYSELSSDHPIDLTRYQVANCFMGRAGLINSGGASGSNDFADAVKTAIINKRAGGMGLISGRKAFQRPLKEGVKLLNMIQDVYLNDEITLA; this is encoded by the coding sequence ATGTCACTAGGAATTAACAGTATCGAAGAACTTCTGGGAGATGAAGCTTCTGATCTACTTAGTCACAAATGTCAGACTATCAGTCAAGACCGCCTGATCAAACCAACCGCAAACTATGTTGACGATGTTTGGTACCATTCGGATCGAAACAACCGGGTTCTGCAAAATCTTCAAAGACTTTTAAACAATGGCCGTTTGGGCGGTACTGGTTTTTTGTCAATTCTGCCTGTAGATCAGGGAATTGAGCACTCCGCAGGTGCCTCATTTGCTAAAAATCCAGATTATTTTGACCCTGAGCGTATTGTAAACTTAGCTATTGAAGCGGGTTGCAATGCAGTAGCTTCCACATTTGGGGCGTTGGCTTCTGTTTCAAGAAAGTATGCACACAAAATCCCGTTTGTGGTTAAAATTAATCACAATGAGCTTTTGACCTACCCAAACAACTACGATCAAATTATGTTTGGAACTATTGATCAGGCTTATGATATGGGCGCTGCAGCGGTTGGAGCAACGATCTACTTTGGTTCCGAAGAATCAAGCCGACAAATTCAGGAAGTAGCCCAGGCTTTTGCCTACGCTCATGAGCTGGGGATGGCAACCATTCTTTGGTGCTACACCCGAAATGAAGCATTTAAAGTAGATGGTGTTGACTATCATTCCTCAGCTGACTTAACAGGTCAGGCAAACCACCTTGGTACTACACTGGGTGCAGATATTATTAAGCAGAAGCAGCCAACAAATAATGGTGGTTATAAAGCACTGAATAGTGGCGACTCCAGCTATGGAAAACTGGATGAGCGTATCTACTCAGAATTATCATCTGACCATCCTATTGACTTGACTCGTTACCAGGTAGCAAATTGCTTCATGGGGCGTGCCGGATTGATTAATTCAGGTGGTGCTTCCGGATCCAACGACTTCGCCGATGCTGTTAAAACAGCCATCATTAACAAACGTGCCGGTGGTATGGGGCTTATTAGTGGACGTAAAGCATTTCAGCGACCACTGAAAGAAGGTGTGAAACTATTGAATATGATTCAGGATGTTTACCTGAACGACGAAATCACACTAGCCTGA
- a CDS encoding T9SS type A sorting domain-containing protein has translation MKKLFKNPMLNSTTFFQSITAFVVTCIAYMLMPNLAEAQIYYVSDDTLWVQQNSGAEPIFIAEGGSLPINSVAVDTSGGYVYWTQDSAFDSEIYRADLDSLKSEVLTESPNARGIALDTDNGKMYWADLRNDGAIYRANMDGSETEELIAGESNGVTNGILDIDLDEANGKMYWVKSGAIMSANIDGGGVSTVVEMASYIQPTGITLDTQSEFAYWTDSSNDEIRRVPLSGGDVESIADADSPAAIDIEETTGKIYWVEDYLFSGQGGAIYRSNLDGSEKELVKEISFTRDALFVTGWSIVTSAEEGFNAEIPQEVELFNNYPNPFNPQTVISYNLPEAMSVSLNVYNFLGQKVRSLISSEFKQAGSHKVSFEATNLPSGTYFYQIKTNAGTTTQSMTLIK, from the coding sequence ATGAAAAAACTATTTAAAAATCCGATGCTCAATTCTACTACATTTTTCCAATCAATAACTGCATTCGTTGTTACCTGTATTGCTTATATGCTGATGCCAAACCTGGCAGAAGCTCAAATCTATTATGTATCAGATGACACCTTATGGGTACAGCAGAACAGTGGTGCAGAGCCAATATTTATTGCTGAAGGAGGTTCACTTCCTATCAATTCCGTTGCTGTTGATACTTCAGGCGGATATGTATACTGGACTCAGGATAGTGCTTTTGATTCCGAAATATATCGGGCAGATTTAGACAGCTTGAAAAGCGAGGTTTTAACCGAAAGTCCGAATGCACGAGGGATTGCGTTGGATACCGATAATGGGAAAATGTATTGGGCTGATCTCAGAAATGATGGTGCCATCTACAGGGCTAATATGGATGGTAGTGAAACTGAAGAGCTGATTGCAGGGGAATCCAACGGCGTGACAAACGGAATACTGGACATTGACCTTGATGAAGCTAACGGAAAAATGTACTGGGTTAAATCAGGTGCCATAATGAGTGCAAATATAGACGGAGGCGGTGTTTCCACTGTGGTTGAAATGGCGTCCTACATACAGCCGACTGGTATTACATTGGATACGCAATCAGAGTTTGCCTACTGGACAGACTCCAGCAATGATGAAATCAGGAGAGTTCCATTGAGTGGGGGTGATGTGGAATCAATTGCAGATGCTGATAGTCCTGCCGCTATAGATATTGAAGAAACAACGGGTAAAATTTATTGGGTTGAGGACTATCTGTTCTCTGGGCAGGGAGGTGCCATATACCGTTCAAACCTTGATGGTTCAGAAAAAGAGTTGGTGAAAGAAATTTCATTCACAAGGGATGCTTTATTTGTAACGGGATGGAGTATTGTCACTTCAGCTGAAGAAGGTTTCAATGCAGAGATTCCACAAGAAGTAGAGCTTTTCAATAATTACCCAAACCCATTCAATCCTCAAACAGTCATTTCGTATAATCTTCCGGAAGCAATGTCTGTATCTTTGAATGTGTATAATTTTTTAGGACAAAAAGTTCGCAGTTTGATAAGTAGTGAATTTAAACAAGCGGGCAGCCATAAGGTCAGTTTTGAAGCAACCAATTTACCAAGTGGTACTTATTTCTATCAGATTAAAACCAATGCAGGTACAACCACCCAAAGTATGACATTAATTAAATAG
- the dusB gene encoding tRNA dihydrouridine synthase DusB, which translates to MNIGPIELPEQPLFLAPMEDVTDSPFRQLCRRKGADIVFTEFISSEAIIRDSDIAMQKMDFEEMERPFGVQIFGGREEAMEGAAKVAVDQNPDLVDINFGCPVYKIVKKGAGAGCLKDLAMMERMAGTVVDAVTDRPVTVKTRLGWDDNTIKIQEVALMLQKLGVKALTVHARTRSQKYKGDARWDWLKKLKNTPGLEIPIIGNGDVTSPELAKKMFEETGVDGVMIGRGAIGNPWIFEQTRHYLETGELLPEPTVRQRVELCAEQLRLSVQQHGERYGVIIMKKHYGQYLKGVRNGKNLRMQLMEHDEMDPILELLYNFDETEIHAVA; encoded by the coding sequence ATGAATATCGGTCCCATCGAATTACCAGAACAACCCCTGTTTCTTGCTCCTATGGAGGATGTTACAGACTCCCCCTTCCGGCAGCTTTGCCGTCGAAAAGGAGCTGACATTGTGTTCACAGAATTTATCAGTTCAGAAGCCATAATCCGGGATTCTGACATCGCTATGCAAAAGATGGATTTTGAGGAAATGGAACGTCCGTTTGGGGTTCAGATTTTTGGTGGCCGGGAAGAGGCTATGGAAGGGGCGGCAAAAGTAGCCGTGGATCAGAATCCTGATCTGGTTGATATTAATTTTGGATGTCCTGTTTATAAGATCGTAAAAAAAGGTGCAGGTGCCGGTTGCCTCAAAGACCTCGCCATGATGGAGCGGATGGCTGGTACTGTAGTAGATGCTGTTACAGATCGCCCGGTTACGGTTAAAACACGTCTGGGATGGGATGACAACACCATCAAAATTCAGGAAGTTGCCCTCATGCTTCAAAAACTTGGTGTTAAGGCGCTTACTGTTCACGCCAGAACCAGGTCTCAAAAATATAAAGGTGATGCAAGATGGGACTGGCTAAAAAAGTTAAAGAATACACCGGGGTTGGAAATCCCTATTATTGGTAATGGTGATGTCACCTCCCCAGAGCTTGCCAAAAAAATGTTCGAAGAAACCGGAGTGGACGGGGTAATGATTGGCCGGGGCGCTATTGGCAATCCATGGATTTTTGAACAAACCCGCCATTACCTTGAAACGGGTGAATTACTTCCTGAACCAACTGTTCGTCAGCGGGTTGAATTATGTGCGGAACAATTACGGCTTTCTGTTCAGCAACACGGAGAGCGGTATGGTGTTATCATCATGAAGAAACATTATGGACAATACCTGAAAGGGGTTCGGAATGGCAAAAATCTTCGTATGCAACTTATGGAACATGACGAGATGGATCCGATTCTGGAGCTTCTGTACAATTTCGATGAGACTGAAATTCATGCCGTAGCTTGA